The genomic segment GGCGCGGCGGACGGCGGCGTCGTACTTGCCGTCGTAGATGGACTGGCGGGCGTCGAAGACCTTCTGGTCGATGAACGTGAACTGCTCGGGGCCCTCGAGGCGGCGGGTCGGATCGGCGGCGCCGGCCTCCCGCTCGACCATGTTCAGCAGGCCGAGGAGCTTCTCGTCGCGGGGGTTCTTGTTGAAGGCGTAGCGCAGGGAGTTGACGGAGACCTTCAGGTCGCGGCCGTCCACGTAGGCGATGGCGCCGCGGCGGATGAAGGTCACGTACTCCTCGCCGCCGCTCGCCTGGGGCACGAAGGCGGTGACGTTGTTCAGGCGCGCGATCATCGTCGCGACCTGCTTGTTGCCCGGAGCCGCGTCCTGGGCCTGGTTGAACTTCTGCGCCGCGAGGGCGAAGTTGCCTTCCTGGAAGGCGTCCATGCCCTGCTTGATGAAGTTCTTGACCTGCGCCGTGGAGCGGTCGCCGCGCGACTGGCCGAAGCGGAAGGTGATCGAGAACCGGGTCGACGAGCCGAGGTCGTGGATGCCCTGCGCCACGTCCAGGGCGAAGCTCTTGAAGTTCAACCCGAACCCGAAGTCCGTTTCCTGTATCTTAGGCAGCCCGAGGAGGCCGAATCGGAAGGCGAACCAGCGCGACACCCAGTACTCGCCGCCGAAGCGCATGTCGGTGTCGCCGTTGAGCACCTTATTGACGTCGGCGGCGAGCGTCAGGCGCTCCTTGAACAGGCGCAGGGAGTTGCCGAGCTTGATGACGACCGGCAGCTTGTCGTCGGTGTCGCCGGTGCGCATCGCGAAGACGTTCTGCATGCCGAAGCCGAGGCGGTAGGCCGAGCCCATCGTCTTCATCGCGCCGATGTCGAGCGTCTTGAAGTTGTCCGAGGACCCGCCGAGCTTGCGCGTCACCTGCTTGACGCCCATGCCGAAGCTGACGGTCTCGGTCACGCCCTTGCCCCAGGACAGTCCCATGGCCGACTGCGAGTCGGCGAAGGAGCCGCCGGACGTGATCGTCTCGGGCTCGTTGGTGTTCGGGTTGAGCTTCAGGTCCACCTGCTCGAAGCCGGGGTTGGCGAGCTGGGTCATGCTCAGAGCGAAGGTCGAGCCGCTCTTGGTGGGGTACGCCATGCTGAAGTACGTGAGCTTGGTCTGCTGGAAGAGCGTCGCCTGCATCGTGGTGACTTCTTTGCGCTGCAGCTGGGCCAGGCCGGCCG from the Elusimicrobiota bacterium genome contains:
- a CDS encoding PorV/PorQ family protein; this encodes MSASAQSGGTPGAFLSYGVGGRALAMGGAYYAISDDASAAYWNPAGLAQLQRKEVTTMQATLFQQTKLTYFSMAYPTKSGSTFALSMTQLANPGFEQVDLKLNPNTNEPETITSGGSFADSQSAMGLSWGKGVTETVSFGMGVKQVTRKLGGSSDNFKTLDIGAMKTMGSAYRLGFGMQNVFAMRTGDTDDKLPVVIKLGNSLRLFKERLTLAADVNKVLNGDTDMRFGGEYWVSRWFAFRFGLLGLPKIQETDFGFGLNFKSFALDVAQGIHDLGSSTRFSITFRFGQSRGDRSTAQVKNFIKQGMDAFQEGNFALAAQKFNQAQDAAPGNKQVATMIARLNNVTAFVPQASGGEEYVTFIRRGAIAYVDGRDLKVSVNSLRYAFNKNPRDEKLLGLLNMVEREAGAADPTRRLEGPEQFTFIDQKVFDARQSIYDGKYDAAVRRAQDVLDLEPNNVTALEIMGSAFFLMEQKDKAVAVWKRVLEIDPNNRSVREFLQSIRQ